The Fimbriimonadia bacterium genome contains a region encoding:
- the gap gene encoding type I glyceraldehyde-3-phosphate dehydrogenase produces the protein MATKIGINGFGRIGRLSLRAILEKYPGDLEVVAVNDLYDPITNTHLFKWDSNYGRFKGDVEPTEKGLKVNGREIRVYAEKDPANIPWADHGVQIVIEGTGVFRDKEKVAAHLRGTVKKALITAPAKNEDITVVMGVNEQDYDPANHHVVSNASCTTNCLAPFAKVIQDGWGIEKGLMVTIHAYTNDQRVADQAHKDLRRARAAAESIIPTSTGAAKAIGLVMPELKGKMHGYALRVPTATVSCVDLTVQLSKEATAEQLNAAFEEAAKGRMKGILDVTYEPLVSKDFVGNSFSSIVDAPLTMVLDGTMAKVVSWYDNEWGYSCRVADFCKYMAEKGL, from the coding sequence CTGTCGTTGCGGGCCATCCTGGAGAAGTACCCTGGCGATCTCGAAGTCGTCGCAGTCAACGACCTCTACGATCCTATCACCAACACCCACCTGTTCAAGTGGGACTCTAACTACGGTCGCTTCAAGGGCGACGTCGAGCCGACCGAAAAGGGCCTGAAGGTCAACGGTCGAGAGATTCGCGTCTACGCAGAGAAGGACCCCGCGAACATTCCCTGGGCGGACCATGGCGTCCAGATCGTGATCGAGGGCACGGGCGTGTTCCGCGACAAGGAAAAGGTTGCCGCCCACCTCCGAGGCACCGTGAAGAAGGCCCTGATTACCGCCCCCGCTAAGAACGAGGACATCACCGTCGTGATGGGGGTTAACGAACAGGACTACGATCCGGCGAACCACCACGTGGTCTCGAACGCATCCTGCACTACCAACTGCCTCGCTCCCTTCGCCAAGGTCATCCAAGACGGCTGGGGCATCGAGAAGGGGCTGATGGTCACCATCCATGCATACACCAACGACCAACGCGTGGCGGATCAGGCGCACAAGGACCTGCGGAGGGCCCGCGCCGCCGCCGAGAGCATCATTCCGACCTCCACCGGTGCGGCAAAGGCCATCGGCCTAGTCATGCCCGAGCTGAAGGGCAAGATGCACGGCTATGCGCTCCGGGTGCCCACCGCGACCGTCTCCTGCGTGGACCTCACCGTGCAGCTCTCCAAAGAGGCTACTGCCGAACAACTCAACGCCGCTTTCGAGGAGGCAGCCAAGGGCCGGATGAAGGGCATCTTGGACGTTACCTACGAGCCGCTCGTGTCCAAGGACTTCGTCGGCAATTCCTTTTCGTCCATCGTGGATGCTCCGCTGACCATGGTGCTGGACGGCACCATGGCCAAGGTGGTCTCCTGGTACGACAACGAGTGGGGCTATAGCTGCCGAGTGGCCGACTTCTGCAAGTACATGGCCGAGAAGGGCCTGTAG
- the hrcA gene encoding heat-inducible transcription repressor HrcA, translated as MSEPKDTSKIELGARKWAILRAVVQDYVETAEPVGSEALVHRYRLDVRPATVRNEMAEMSDLGYLKQPHTSAGRIPSDSGYRYFVDHSEMPAAPEPDARARLRELGRSGDDLVALLAESCRLLARMSRYIALAGTASGDSVFLKQVILSPVGSERVLLVLVLSNGRVENRTLEAPGTLSITELGKANEAITGAAAGRSLRQLARARLPDTSNLPPQAAELAQDAFRELKATARSLSRGATIHDGIANLLAQPEFRRDVASLEEVLALLESGSVLEDVVDWSSTGESAVVIGSESGQQSLSQVSIVASRFYIGDEEAGTIGVLGPTRMRYAAAVSLVRYTSQVLSDTLTKMFRG; from the coding sequence ATGAGCGAACCGAAGGACACTTCTAAAATCGAACTGGGCGCGCGGAAGTGGGCAATCCTCCGGGCGGTTGTCCAGGACTATGTGGAGACCGCGGAACCGGTCGGTTCCGAGGCGCTCGTTCACCGCTACCGGCTCGATGTCCGACCCGCCACCGTTCGCAACGAAATGGCCGAGATGAGCGATCTCGGCTATCTGAAGCAGCCGCACACCTCCGCCGGGCGAATCCCCTCGGACAGCGGCTACCGCTACTTCGTGGACCACTCCGAGATGCCCGCAGCCCCAGAACCCGATGCTCGGGCCCGGCTGAGGGAGCTCGGCCGCTCCGGCGACGATCTGGTGGCGCTCCTGGCCGAATCCTGCCGGCTGCTCGCCCGAATGAGCCGCTACATTGCGCTTGCCGGCACCGCCTCAGGCGACTCGGTCTTCCTCAAGCAGGTGATCCTCTCGCCCGTAGGGTCCGAGCGCGTGTTGCTGGTGCTCGTACTAAGCAACGGCCGCGTGGAGAACCGAACGTTGGAGGCGCCAGGCACACTCAGCATCACCGAACTGGGAAAGGCCAACGAGGCGATTACGGGCGCGGCCGCCGGTAGGTCGCTTAGGCAGCTTGCCAGAGCGAGGCTGCCGGATACGTCCAACCTCCCGCCACAGGCGGCCGAACTGGCCCAAGACGCCTTTCGAGAGCTCAAGGCAACAGCCCGTTCGCTGTCCCGCGGCGCCACCATCCACGACGGGATCGCGAACCTCCTCGCACAGCCCGAGTTCCGCCGTGATGTCGCGTCACTCGAGGAAGTCCTCGCCCTCCTCGAAAGCGGCTCGGTACTGGAAGACGTGGTGGACTGGTCCTCCACCGGCGAAAGTGCCGTGGTGATCGGGTCGGAATCCGGCCAGCAATCGCTGTCTCAGGTTAGCATCGTGGCGAGTCGCTTCTACATCGGAGACGAGGAGGCGGGCACCATCGGAGTTCTGGGGCCGACCCGGATGCGGTACGCCGCGGCTGTCTCGCTGGTGCGCTACACCTCGCAGGTGCTCAGCGACACGCTGACGAAAATGTTCCGCGGCTAG
- a CDS encoding tetratricopeptide repeat protein yields the protein MYRIMLFAALAFPLALLAQGPTPESRLKLQQAVAAFKAGDIQKALAGVEAVYKETPDDLSAMTWYGYLLLQANRAADAIEPLSRAVERDPENAELRSNLGNAYLYSNAADKALEEYKKAVALDAKHADAWYNLGNTYMRLKDHSNAVPALRKAAELRPQDPHCLNNLGFALQHTGDISGAIQQYRKASDLSPKIPIFAANAGVLLAQQGQWQDAATYLGRAAAQDPNDYNVRVTLGQCYAKLGKRQEAAEQYRAAARLRPQEPVPHYNLGYLYQEEKNWAQAAAAYEKALELRHDDLDALGNYGVVLFRLQRFRESAAAFERLLGLNPNSIDARINLAAAKKQMGDRKGAIELWKEVIHREPQRVDVRMALANAQYAEGLLEDAGYHYRQVLLAKPTSAGAHNGLGLILYRSNDMDGALKHLQEAIRLDARFADAHNNLGVVLERLGKRKEAEAAYKQALALRPDYPEAAENLKRIREASGSR from the coding sequence ATGTATCGGATCATGCTCTTCGCGGCTCTCGCGTTCCCTCTTGCTCTTCTTGCTCAGGGTCCGACGCCGGAATCACGCCTTAAGTTGCAGCAAGCCGTTGCCGCGTTCAAGGCAGGCGACATCCAGAAGGCGCTCGCCGGCGTGGAAGCGGTGTACAAGGAGACCCCAGACGACCTGTCTGCGATGACGTGGTACGGGTACCTGCTTCTGCAAGCCAACCGTGCGGCGGATGCCATCGAGCCGCTGTCGCGCGCCGTGGAGCGAGACCCCGAGAACGCCGAGCTGCGAAGCAACCTCGGCAACGCATATCTCTATTCGAACGCGGCGGACAAGGCGTTGGAAGAGTACAAGAAGGCCGTCGCTCTGGACGCGAAGCACGCGGACGCTTGGTACAACCTCGGGAACACCTACATGCGGCTGAAGGACCACTCGAATGCCGTGCCCGCTCTCCGAAAGGCGGCCGAGCTGCGCCCCCAGGACCCACACTGCCTGAACAACCTGGGCTTCGCGCTCCAGCACACGGGGGACATCAGCGGTGCCATTCAACAGTACCGCAAGGCATCCGACCTCTCGCCCAAGATTCCCATCTTTGCGGCCAACGCCGGCGTGTTGTTGGCACAACAGGGTCAGTGGCAAGACGCAGCGACGTACCTTGGTCGCGCCGCAGCGCAGGACCCGAACGACTACAACGTGCGCGTTACCCTCGGTCAATGCTACGCGAAGCTCGGCAAGCGTCAGGAGGCCGCGGAGCAGTATCGAGCTGCGGCACGGCTGCGACCCCAAGAGCCGGTGCCCCACTACAACCTCGGGTACCTCTATCAGGAAGAGAAGAACTGGGCGCAGGCTGCCGCGGCCTACGAGAAAGCGTTGGAGCTGAGGCACGACGACCTCGACGCGCTAGGCAACTACGGTGTGGTGCTCTTCCGCTTGCAGCGATTCCGCGAATCGGCGGCGGCGTTCGAGCGCCTGTTGGGTCTCAACCCTAACAGCATAGATGCGCGCATCAACCTCGCGGCCGCGAAGAAGCAAATGGGCGACCGCAAGGGAGCTATCGAGCTATGGAAAGAGGTCATCCACCGGGAACCTCAGCGAGTGGACGTGCGAATGGCGCTGGCGAACGCCCAGTACGCGGAGGGTCTTCTCGAAGATGCGGGCTACCATTACAGGCAGGTGCTCTTGGCGAAACCGACCTCTGCCGGCGCTCACAACGGTCTCGGTCTGATCCTGTATCGTAGCAACGACATGGACGGTGCACTAAAGCACTTGCAGGAGGCAATCCGGCTGGATGCGCGATTCGCCGATGCACATAACAACCTGGGCGTGGTGTTGGAGAGGTTGGGCAAGCGCAAGGAAGCGGAAGCCGCATACAAGCAAGCGCTAGCCCTGCGTCCCGACTACCCCGAGGCTGCAGAGAACCTGAAGCGCATTCGAGAGGCGAGCGGAAGTAGGTGA
- a CDS encoding phosphoglycerate kinase, which translates to MAKKTVRDIDVRGKRVLVRVDFNVPIKEGVIKDDRRIRAALPTLQFLLDGGASLVLMSHLGRPKEGPDPQFSLGPVARRLSELLGREVRLAPDCAGPEVEAMAAALQPGDVLMLENVRFQKGETKNDPDLAARMAKLADVYVNDAFGSAHRAHASTEGVAHHLPGVAGLLMEKELKFLGDALANPARPFVAVLGGAKVEDKIAVIENLLPKVDKLVIGGGMAFTFLKAGWDHEIGKSLLDAERLDFARAVVRDAGPKLLLPTDVVVASSIESPEGTIVPCSSMPSDAMGVDIGPETTRAFADAVRAAGTVVWNGPMGVFENPAFAAGTRALCEAMAQCPGTTIVGGGDSAAAIEQFGFADKVTHVSTGGGASLEFLEGKVLPGVAALQDL; encoded by the coding sequence ATGGCCAAGAAGACGGTCCGAGACATAGACGTCCGCGGCAAGCGGGTGCTCGTTCGCGTGGACTTCAACGTGCCCATCAAAGAGGGCGTAATCAAAGATGACCGACGCATCCGAGCCGCCCTCCCTACACTTCAGTTCCTGCTGGACGGAGGGGCCTCCCTGGTGCTGATGTCGCACCTCGGGCGCCCCAAAGAAGGCCCCGATCCTCAGTTCAGCCTGGGTCCCGTGGCTCGCCGTCTGAGCGAACTACTGGGCAGGGAAGTGCGGCTAGCGCCGGACTGCGCCGGTCCCGAGGTAGAGGCGATGGCCGCCGCGCTCCAGCCCGGTGACGTACTGATGCTGGAGAACGTACGCTTCCAAAAAGGCGAAACGAAGAACGACCCGGATCTGGCCGCACGGATGGCAAAGCTGGCGGACGTGTACGTGAACGATGCCTTCGGGTCAGCCCACCGTGCTCACGCCAGCACGGAAGGCGTAGCACATCACCTACCCGGCGTTGCGGGCCTGTTGATGGAGAAGGAGCTGAAATTCCTGGGCGATGCGCTCGCGAATCCGGCTCGCCCCTTCGTCGCTGTTCTCGGTGGGGCCAAGGTCGAAGACAAGATCGCCGTCATCGAGAACCTGCTGCCGAAGGTGGATAAGCTCGTCATCGGTGGAGGTATGGCGTTCACGTTCCTCAAGGCCGGCTGGGATCACGAAATCGGCAAGTCGCTTCTAGATGCCGAAAGGCTCGACTTTGCACGAGCGGTCGTGCGAGACGCCGGCCCCAAACTGCTTCTGCCGACCGACGTGGTAGTGGCCTCCTCCATCGAGAGCCCCGAGGGCACGATCGTCCCGTGCTCCTCGATGCCGAGTGACGCGATGGGTGTGGATATCGGCCCCGAAACGACGCGTGCGTTTGCAGATGCCGTTCGTGCCGCAGGTACCGTGGTCTGGAACGGGCCGATGGGTGTGTTCGAGAACCCGGCGTTCGCAGCGGGCACGCGCGCGCTGTGCGAGGCGATGGCCCAGTGCCCAGGTACTACCATCGTGGGTGGTGGCGACAGTGCGGCTGCCATCGAGCAGTTCGGCTTTGCTGACAAGGTGACGCACGTCAGCACCGGTGGCGGCGCGTCGTTGGAGTTCCTGGAGGGTAAGGTTCTACCTGGTGTCGCCGCGCTTCAGGACTTATAA
- a CDS encoding NAD(+)/NADH kinase, protein MKNAQVFAVAHRREAPMLALHVAGILRDAGVAVALEPTLAEHEGAVGFAVIPPDRLGEADMALAFGGDGTVLRVVSYAARHGTPVLGVNMGQFGFITYCRPAEVETAIANVLSGNYHVEERLMLRAEVMRAGACAATAYSLNEIVMQRGTHGKMMTIDISINDIPVVDYPSDGVMVATPTGSTAYNLSAGGPVASPTLDAMLLTPLTAHTLGARPLVLEAGNVVRIRIATRGEAVLVADGDSLFFLEDSDEIVIRKAEYPAKLLLTSRNDFYERLRKRLLFGVRRAERHD, encoded by the coding sequence GTGAAGAACGCCCAGGTTTTCGCGGTAGCACACCGGCGCGAAGCACCGATGCTGGCGTTGCACGTTGCCGGGATCCTGCGTGACGCTGGTGTCGCAGTAGCACTGGAGCCGACGCTCGCCGAACACGAGGGTGCCGTCGGGTTTGCCGTCATCCCCCCGGATCGCCTCGGCGAAGCCGACATGGCGCTCGCCTTCGGCGGGGATGGCACCGTGCTACGAGTGGTCAGCTATGCAGCGAGACATGGCACCCCCGTGCTGGGTGTCAACATGGGACAGTTCGGCTTCATCACCTACTGCCGTCCCGCTGAGGTAGAGACGGCTATCGCCAACGTGCTCTCTGGAAACTACCACGTAGAAGAGCGGTTGATGCTACGTGCCGAGGTGATGCGTGCAGGAGCCTGTGCGGCAACGGCTTACAGCCTGAACGAGATCGTGATGCAGCGTGGCACGCACGGTAAGATGATGACGATTGACATCTCCATCAACGACATCCCCGTGGTGGACTACCCATCGGATGGCGTGATGGTGGCCACTCCGACCGGCTCCACAGCGTACAACCTATCAGCGGGCGGTCCGGTGGCGTCACCGACCCTGGATGCGATGTTGCTAACACCTCTAACCGCACACACACTCGGCGCGAGACCGCTGGTGCTGGAGGCAGGAAACGTGGTACGCATTCGGATTGCGACGCGTGGCGAGGCGGTGTTAGTAGCGGATGGCGACTCCCTCTTTTTCCTGGAGGACTCGGACGAGATCGTAATCCGCAAGGCCGAGTATCCAGCGAAGCTGCTGCTGACTTCTCGTAACGACTTCTACGAGCGGCTGAGAAAGCGTCTGCTATTCGGTGTGCGGCGGGCGGAGCGGCACGATTGA